The genomic segment TATTCTTTTTCTAAATCTTCTTTTAAACTTAGTAATTTGTCTTTACTTCTGGCTACAATAACTAAATTGCCACCCGTTTTTGCATGAATTTTTGCAAATTCTTTTCCAATTCCACTACTTGCTCCTGTAATTAATGCTGTTTTTTTCATAATTTTTTATCTTCTAAACAAAAATAATTTATAATTGAAGTTATTCTTAACTCAAACCGAATAAGAATTAACGATATTAAAATTGTAAATACAAAACATCATTAGGTCTTGTTTCTGTTTTGGAAATAGGAAAATCGTACATCGCAATTTTTTTAAATCCTGCTTTTTTGTAAAACTCTAAAGCTCTAAAGTTTTTAATCCAAACATATAGCCAAATTCCTTTTTGATGATTTGTTTTTGCTAAGTTTAAATTATATTGAAATAATTTGTTTCCCAAACCTAAACCATAAAACTCCTCTAATAAATACAAACGTTCCATTTTAGTAACATTTGTTTGCTGTATATTTTCGTTTTTCTGATTAAAAATTACTTTCGAAAATCCGGCTAAATTGTCATCAACAAAAATTAGATGGTATTGATAATTAGGGTTCGTAATTTCTTCCAACAATGTTTTTTCATTAAAACTATTCTTTAGATAATTCGTCATAACTTCATTAGGAATGGCTTGTTTATGTGGAATAACAAATGCTTTTCTACCAACTATTGCCAAAGAAGTAATGTCTTTTGGAGTTGCTTTTCTAATGGAGATCATAAATAAAAAACTAATTTTACAACGAAGGTGCATTAAAAGTATCACCTTGATTGATATCGCCAGTATCGAACCCTTTTTTAAACCAACGCATTCTTTGTGCAGAAGTTCCATGTGTAAAGGAATCTGGCACAACTCTTCCTGTAGATTGTTTTTGTAAACGATCGTCTCCAATCGCAAAAGCGGCATTTAATGCTTCTTCTAAATCTCCTTTTTCCATCATTCTATTCATTTTTTGAGAGTGATGTGCCCAAACACCCGCTAAAAAATCGGCCTGTAATTCTAACATTACAGAATATTTATTGTATTCGGTTTTGCTAATTTTACCACGCATTCTTTGTACTTTGCCACTAATTCCAGTAATATTTTGAATGTGATGCCCAACTTCGTGAGCAATTACGTAGGCTTGCGCAAAATCTCCTGGCGCATTTAATTTAATTTCCATTTCTTGGAAAAAACTTAAATCGATATATAGTTTGTTATCTGCTGGGCAATAAAATGGACCAGTTGCACTGGATGCATTTCCACAAGCAGATGAAACAGATTTGGAGAAAAGAACCAAAACAGGTTCTTTATAATTAGGTAAAATTTTGTTCCAAATATCTTCTGTATCCGCTAAAACAGTGGCACTAAATGCTGCTAATTCATTTTCTTTTGGAGTTCCTTTATAGTTTCCAGAATTAACAACTTGATTGTTTGTGCTTGCTCCACCCGTTAAAAGGTGTAAAGGATTTGTTCCTGTAAAATACATGACAGCCACTACAACTCCTAAAATTATTAACCCTTTTTTAGTAGTAATTAACTTTAATAATAACGGAATTAACATCGTGCCTAAACCACCACCAATTCCTCTTCCAGAAGAAGATCGTCCTCTTCGATCTTCTACATTAGAACTTCTTCTTCTACCTTTCCATTTCATATTTAAAAATCTTATAATTTAAAAAAGCTAAATTTAATATAATTTTTTTTGAAATGTTCTAAAATCTACTTTTTTACATCAAAAACATAAGTTACTAAGGTTTTTCCTTGATACATCAAATGGACATCATAAAAACCTTTTTTATCAAATTGATATTTTATGGTAAGTGTTTTCTCTTTTAAATCAGTTTTTGGCGTAATTATTTTTCCTTTAGAATTTCTTACAACCATTAATTGAATCTTTTTCTTATTTATAGTTTTTGTAAGTTGATATGTTAACGTAAACTCATTATTTTTAGAAATTTTATTTTCCATTTTTAATGGAGCAATTGGAATTATGCCATATGTATAAGTTTCTCCATAAATTAAAGGAGCATTTATAAAATTGTCTGTTGAAATGTTTTTTGGAAGTAAAGTCCATTTTTGTTCTAAGGGATAATGATTTTTAATAAATAGTTTTGGTGCTGTTAGAAAATAACCATCATTATAATCGAAAACAAAGTTGTTGATGTTTAAATCTGTGTAACCACTAGACCAAGTTGCATCTACCAAATACCATTTATTATTTATTTTTACAGCATTCCAAGAATGATTAGGAATGGATAATTCTCCAATATTTGTTGAAGCATTTCTTCCATAACCATCTATAATTTTACATTCGATGTTTGCAATATTTGCCATTGTTTTTAGCAAATATGCATAACCAGTACACATAGTTTTTTTATGTTTTAATAAATTTTTAAAAAATTTTTTACTGTAGTTTTTGTTCCATTTTAGAAGAGAAACACTATCATTTTTAAATTTATTTCGTTTTCTGCGAACTTTTTTATGCGAAGAGTAGTCGGCTTTTATATTTGTAGAAACCCAAGTGTAAATGGCTCTAAATTTCTCTACATCTGTTTTTAATTTTGATGTTAAATTATAAGTTAATAAAGGAAGATTGTTTAGATTATTCCCTTCAAATAACTTTGCAGTTTTGTCTGCTTTCTTAAAATCGATTTCTTTAAAATCGGATATTTGAGCAGTTATTTGAAAGGAAATAAAAAGAAATATAATTGCAGTAAATAGTTTCATAAATTAAATAAGAATTAAGATTTCTTTTTAGATTTATAAATTTTTTTCACATCTACAGCGCCCATTAAAAATATATCTTCATTTTTAAAATGAATGTCTAAAACAATTTTCGAAGACGCATTTTTACTATCTATAACTACTTTTTGTGTTTTATAACCAATGTAAGAGAATATTAAAACATCTCCTTTTTTTAAGGGTTGTGGAAATTTAAATTTGCCATCGAAATTGGTTTCTGTTCCTTTGGTTGTTCCCTCTAAAACAATACTTACACCAGGTAAAGCTCCAGAAGCATCTGAAACCATTCCTTCTACATTTATAGCTGTTTTTAATTGTTTTATTTGTTTTTTTGCAGGCTTATCTTGTGCCTGTAAAGTCCCAAAAGCGAAGAACGATAAACAAGCCAAACCAATACCACCAAAGAAACTAAATTTTTTTCTTGGTTGCTTGTTCTGAGAAAGATCCTCAAACTGATTTTTATTGAATCTTCCACAAGTTTTATTACTAGAATATTTTCTAAAATACCTGATAATTTCGTTGGAAGTCATTTTAGAGAAATCAATTACTTCTTTTTCGCAAGAAATGCAAAACCCACCTTTTTTGGTTTTTTCAAAGACATTAAAATTTTCTGAACAAGGTTTTTTAATTTCTAAATTAAGTTGTGTTTTCATGATATGTGTTTTTATAGTTACACATCAAACTTAGAAAATACTTAAAGTTTTTAAAACCAATATTTAGTGAAGTGGATTATTTTAAGAGGGAAGCTAAGGTTTGGGTTAGTTTTGTGAGTTGGTTCGTTTAACATTATCAATTACGTATTAGATTATTTAATAATTTAACTAAATTTGTTTTTAAATAATTAACATATTTACTTCTATGAAATATTTTTATCTATTTTTTGTCACTTTTATTCTTACATCTTGTAAAACAACAAAAAACATTAATAAAGTACCATACAAATTTTCGCCTTTCCAAGAAGTAGTATTTTATGATGGCTATGGAAAAACCGTAAATAAACCCACCCAAGAAGGAGTTAAAAGAATAAACAACTCTAAGTATGTTACAAAGTTAAATATTGCGGATTTAGAAAAATTAAGTAACCGATTACAATTGGAAATTAAAGTAAATGCTGCTTGCGATAATTATGACAGAATAGGTGATGTTACGTTATTTATATTTCCGAAAAATGAAGATTTTAACACTAATAAATCGATTAAGAATATAGAAATTGCTCGATTTATTACGCCTTTTATGGATAAGAATGTGGCTCCAAATCTTACAAGTTATAAGTACGATTTAGATAACGTTAGCGATTTACTTTCTAATACAAACATGAACAAAAAATATGATTTTTGGTTGCAGTTTAATCTTTTTGGTGTTCCATATGCAGCTCAAAAGCAAATAA from the Polaribacter cellanae genome contains:
- a CDS encoding carboxypeptidase-like regulatory domain-containing protein; translation: MKTQLNLEIKKPCSENFNVFEKTKKGGFCISCEKEVIDFSKMTSNEIIRYFRKYSSNKTCGRFNKNQFEDLSQNKQPRKKFSFFGGIGLACLSFFAFGTLQAQDKPAKKQIKQLKTAINVEGMVSDASGALPGVSIVLEGTTKGTETNFDGKFKFPQPLKKGDVLIFSYIGYKTQKVVIDSKNASSKIVLDIHFKNEDIFLMGAVDVKKIYKSKKKS
- the ypfJ gene encoding KPN_02809 family neutral zinc metallopeptidase, which produces MKWKGRRRSSNVEDRRGRSSSGRGIGGGLGTMLIPLLLKLITTKKGLIILGVVVAVMYFTGTNPLHLLTGGASTNNQVVNSGNYKGTPKENELAAFSATVLADTEDIWNKILPNYKEPVLVLFSKSVSSACGNASSATGPFYCPADNKLYIDLSFFQEMEIKLNAPGDFAQAYVIAHEVGHHIQNITGISGKVQRMRGKISKTEYNKYSVMLELQADFLAGVWAHHSQKMNRMMEKGDLEEALNAAFAIGDDRLQKQSTGRVVPDSFTHGTSAQRMRWFKKGFDTGDINQGDTFNAPSL
- a CDS encoding transglutaminase domain-containing protein; translated protein: MKLFTAIIFLFISFQITAQISDFKEIDFKKADKTAKLFEGNNLNNLPLLTYNLTSKLKTDVEKFRAIYTWVSTNIKADYSSHKKVRRKRNKFKNDSVSLLKWNKNYSKKFFKNLLKHKKTMCTGYAYLLKTMANIANIECKIIDGYGRNASTNIGELSIPNHSWNAVKINNKWYLVDATWSSGYTDLNINNFVFDYNDGYFLTAPKLFIKNHYPLEQKWTLLPKNISTDNFINAPLIYGETYTYGIIPIAPLKMENKISKNNEFTLTYQLTKTINKKKIQLMVVRNSKGKIITPKTDLKEKTLTIKYQFDKKGFYDVHLMYQGKTLVTYVFDVKK
- a CDS encoding GNAT family N-acetyltransferase, whose amino-acid sequence is MISIRKATPKDITSLAIVGRKAFVIPHKQAIPNEVMTNYLKNSFNEKTLLEEITNPNYQYHLIFVDDNLAGFSKVIFNQKNENIQQTNVTKMERLYLLEEFYGLGLGNKLFQYNLNLAKTNHQKGIWLYVWIKNFRALEFYKKAGFKKIAMYDFPISKTETRPNDVLYLQF